The genomic segment AACGACATGACGGTCTATAATACGCTCGACTATACGGGTCGACTGCACCGTATCGAAGCCCGGGACAGGAGCGACCGGATCGAGTATCTCCTCGACCGCCTGGAGCTGACCGAGATCAAGAACATGAAGACCGGAGCGCTCTCTAAAGGCCTGAGGCAGAAGGTGGGCTTCGCCCGGGCATTGGTTAACGACCCGCAGGTCGTCTTTCTGGACGAGCCTACGTCGGGCCTGGACCCGATCGCCGCCCGGGGCATCGAGAGTCTCATCGCCGAGCTGAAGAAGGATGGCAAGACCCTGCTCATCACGTCGCATATAATGCCCGAAGCGGAAAAGATGTGCGACTGCGTGGCCTTGATAAAGGACGGCCGGCTCATCGCCTCCGGCAAAATATCGGACATCAAGAAAAAATACTCGGAGCCCGCCGTTATTGTCCGTTTGCAGGACCCGGCGAGCGCCGGACAGGCGGCAACGATGCTTAGAGCGATGCTTCCGGGCGTCGAAGCCACGGACAGCACGGTCACCATCCACGGCGCAGACCCGGATAAGACGACGCTGATGATCAACCGGAAGCTGTTCGAGGCGAACATCCCGGTACTGGAGATCCGCCGCCAGGAATCGAGCCTGGACGATGTGTACTTCAAGGCGATGGAGGCGTAAAACATGGCCGACCCGCTATTCGAGATCATGAAAAAGGAGCTCACCTCCTACTACAGCCAGATGGGCACCATCTTCAGGAACGGTATATTCCTGGTCTTATTCGGAGCACTCACAATCTACCAGTTGACGCAGGTGGTCGCCCGTTACGGCCCGACGGCGCAGATCATCGCGGCCGGCCTCGACGTCTTACTCGCCCTGGCCGCCTTCTTCCCGGTGAACATGGCGGGCGGTATTTCAGTCATGGCGTTCCCCGTGGAGCGTGACCAGAAGACACTGGAGCACCTGCTGTCGCTGCCGCTGTCGGACCGCCAGATCTTCCTCGGCAAGTTCATCGCCGCCGCCATCGCGGGCATCGCCGGCATGGCGTTAATGTATGTGGTCATCTTCGGCTTCATAACACTGAATTATAGTATCACCCCATCCGCCATCCTTTCCGA from the Methanocella sp. genome contains:
- a CDS encoding ABC transporter ATP-binding protein; this translates as MAEVPGHHMIEIERLTKMYDATHGIREIDLTVNRGVSLGLLGRNGAGKTTLVRTLIGLLKPNSGKAIVNGIDVSSDPVSVRKVIGYLPEVFGLYNDMTVYNTLDYTGRLHRIEARDRSDRIEYLLDRLELTEIKNMKTGALSKGLRQKVGFARALVNDPQVVFLDEPTSGLDPIAARGIESLIAELKKDGKTLLITSHIMPEAEKMCDCVALIKDGRLIASGKISDIKKKYSEPAVIVRLQDPASAGQAATMLRAMLPGVEATDSTVTIHGADPDKTTLMINRKLFEANIPVLEIRRQESSLDDVYFKAMEA
- a CDS encoding ABC transporter permease subunit, which produces MADPLFEIMKKELTSYYSQMGTIFRNGIFLVLFGALTIYQLTQVVARYGPTAQIIAAGLDVLLALAAFFPVNMAGGISVMAFPVERDQKTLEHLLSLPLSDRQIFLGKFIAAAIAGIAGMALMYVVIFGFITLNYSITPSAILSDGSLDLMAFAICPMLVILLILVTVIVSSRVSARETYIVNIFSVFVLMGLNIAVSTLNIDTMMFNTALAILLVPAILVSYVIGTRTFNRESLIKNL